A part of Papaver somniferum cultivar HN1 unplaced genomic scaffold, ASM357369v1 unplaced-scaffold_118, whole genome shotgun sequence genomic DNA contains:
- the LOC113330482 gene encoding uncharacterized protein LOC113330482: MNDRANDEKLCLKELPKSLTGTTYSWYDNLKEESVDSWKTLSTLFLGKFYSAERKITAIDLSMSRQRVGEDIGKYISRFRRLTLDCHEDINEEALVDICVRGMTPDFKGILINLKFQNFVELEEAADRIVNFIEDVPKESTWRTTIGAVLGTSYDEKSSARRENWNRPQGYGRNQGRGGIGRRDNKAPPPLPCSKDRIIKLLNQWVAEGEIKLPPTMVDINKMEKSSTNYRHYHRRMGHPTEECFAIRSIFERKRIAGELERTKKNDRA; encoded by the coding sequence ATGAACGACAGGGCCAATGATGAAAAATTGTGCTTAAAAGAATTGCCAAAGTCACTTACGGGCACGACATATTCTTGGTATGACAATTTAAAAGAAGAAAGTGTTGATTCATGGAAGACCTTGTCTACACTCTTTCTTGGAAAATTTTATTCAGCTGAAAGGAAAATCACTGCAATAGATCTAAGCATGAGCAGACAACGAGTAGGAGAAGACATAGGAAAGTATATCTCGCGGTTCAGACGCTTGACTTTAGACTGTCATGAAGATATCAATGAGGAGGCACTTGTGGATATTTGCGTACGAGGAATGACCCCGGATTTCAAAGGAATCTTGATTAATTTAAAGTTCCAAAACTTTGTAGAGCTAGAAGAAGCGGCCGACAGGATCGTCAACTTTATAGAAGACGTACCCAAAGAATCTACCTGGCGTACCACAATCGGCGCTGTGTTAGGAACTTCCTACGATGAGAAATCTAGTGCTAGAAGAGAAAATTGGAATCGTCCACAAGGATATGGTAGGAATCAAGGAAGGGGTGGAATAGGAAGGCGAGACAACAAAGCTCCACCTCCTCTCCCATGCAGTAAAGATCGAATAATCAAACTCTTAAACCAATGGGTTGCTGAAGGCGAAATTAAATTACCTCCGACCATGGTGGACATCAATAAAATGGAAAAGAGCTCAACTAATTACCGTCATTATCATCGAAGAATGGGACATCCAACGGAGGAGTGCTTCGCCattcgaagcatatttgaacgaAAACGGATAGCCGGGGAGCTCGagagaacaaaaaaaaacgaTCGCGCATGA